In Stieleria varia, one genomic interval encodes:
- a CDS encoding PTS sugar transporter subunit IIA, whose product MKLLFQAIQEGSCLLNLDARSMREIVSETVEFLVQTGRLPENQASQVIEGILERERVVPTVIGHACAVPHLYTDFIDEPAMVFVRLKNAVNLGAPDGIATRYVFLLIGSLEDSGRHLDTLASVARLMSDNVFHFEVTYAANQQDVLDAMERHVNRNVLAKPPKPREVSEGLRSGSKPFAGIRRDLARKLPHYILDYKNGLRTKSIASIVFMFFACVAPAVTFGGLMGRETGGLIGAPEMLLSTAVCGILYAMFAGGPLIILGGIGPLLIFTIILYKLCQDMELGGQFLGVYAWVGLWTALMTVALAITNASNLMKYFTRFTDEIFSALMSLIFIYKAVEALIETFRNGNADSSGEKALLALVLAVGTFYIAMTLAGFRRSQYLLPWMREFLADFGPSIALGAMIVVAWTLGDRTTLDTLKVSTDVAASATDSADSSWMVDLWAVPNWVKLAAAGPAVLATVLVFLSQNITARLVNSPQNKIESGESYHWDLAVVGLLIGLASLFGWPWMVAATVRSLAHLRALSEFEDVTANSKSPEKIIHMNENRVTGIAIHVLIAGTLLVMPYLEYVPMATLYGIFLYMGFVSLRGIQFIDRLGLWLKDSALYPINHYTRRVPTRTIHLFTLVQLVCLIVLCVINVFPSQPVRILFPIFVALLVPVRAIMSRFFDDDHLAFLDADEDPDSEELHWV is encoded by the coding sequence GTGAAGCTGCTTTTCCAGGCCATCCAAGAAGGAAGCTGTCTGCTGAATCTGGACGCGCGCAGCATGCGCGAGATCGTCTCGGAGACGGTCGAGTTCTTGGTGCAGACCGGGCGTCTGCCGGAAAATCAGGCCAGCCAGGTCATCGAAGGCATCCTGGAACGCGAGCGAGTGGTCCCCACCGTGATCGGGCACGCGTGTGCCGTGCCTCATTTGTACACCGATTTCATCGACGAGCCGGCGATGGTCTTTGTGCGGCTCAAGAACGCGGTGAACTTGGGGGCACCCGACGGGATAGCGACTCGCTACGTTTTTTTGCTGATCGGATCGCTAGAGGATTCCGGACGTCATCTCGACACGCTGGCATCGGTTGCCCGGTTGATGTCGGACAACGTGTTTCATTTCGAAGTCACCTACGCGGCCAATCAACAAGACGTGTTGGACGCGATGGAGCGTCACGTCAATCGCAATGTGCTCGCCAAGCCGCCCAAGCCTCGTGAGGTCAGCGAAGGTTTGCGGAGTGGCAGCAAGCCGTTTGCCGGAATACGCCGAGACCTGGCTCGCAAGCTGCCGCACTACATCCTGGATTACAAGAACGGGTTGCGTACCAAGAGCATCGCGTCGATCGTGTTCATGTTCTTTGCCTGCGTCGCCCCTGCGGTGACTTTCGGCGGCTTGATGGGGCGAGAGACGGGCGGATTGATCGGCGCGCCCGAGATGCTGCTTTCCACGGCGGTGTGCGGGATCCTGTACGCAATGTTTGCCGGCGGTCCTTTGATCATTCTCGGCGGCATCGGGCCACTGCTGATCTTTACGATCATCCTGTACAAGCTCTGTCAGGACATGGAACTGGGCGGACAGTTCCTCGGCGTCTATGCATGGGTCGGACTTTGGACGGCATTGATGACGGTGGCTCTGGCGATCACCAACGCCAGCAACCTGATGAAGTACTTCACGCGGTTCACCGACGAAATCTTTTCCGCCTTGATGTCATTGATCTTTATCTACAAAGCCGTCGAAGCATTGATCGAAACATTCCGAAACGGTAACGCGGACAGTTCCGGTGAAAAAGCGCTGCTGGCTTTGGTGCTGGCGGTGGGCACGTTTTACATCGCGATGACACTGGCCGGATTTCGACGCAGCCAGTATCTGTTGCCCTGGATGCGTGAGTTCCTCGCGGACTTTGGTCCCTCCATTGCGCTCGGGGCCATGATCGTCGTGGCTTGGACGCTCGGTGACCGAACGACCCTGGACACGCTCAAGGTATCCACCGACGTTGCGGCGTCGGCGACCGATTCGGCAGACTCATCTTGGATGGTCGATCTGTGGGCCGTCCCCAATTGGGTCAAGCTGGCCGCAGCCGGGCCGGCTGTTTTGGCGACCGTCCTCGTGTTCTTGTCGCAAAACATCACCGCGAGGCTGGTCAACAGTCCGCAAAACAAAATCGAAAGCGGGGAATCCTACCACTGGGATTTGGCAGTGGTCGGCTTACTGATCGGCCTGGCATCCTTGTTCGGCTGGCCGTGGATGGTTGCGGCGACCGTCCGCTCCCTAGCCCACCTAAGGGCATTGTCCGAATTCGAGGACGTCACCGCCAACAGCAAAAGCCCCGAGAAGATCATCCACATGAATGAGAATCGCGTCACCGGGATCGCGATTCACGTTTTGATTGCCGGCACGCTGCTGGTGATGCCCTATTTGGAATATGTGCCGATGGCGACGCTGTACGGAATTTTTTTGTACATGGGCTTCGTTTCGCTCAGGGGCATTCAATTCATCGATCGCCTGGGGCTATGGTTGAAAGATTCGGCACTGTATCCGATCAATCACTACACTCGACGCGTTCCGACCCGAACCATTCACCTATTCACACTTGTCCAACTGGTGTGCTTGATCGTACTGTGTGTCATCAATGTATTCCCCTCCCAACCCGTCCGGATTCTTTTCCCCATCTTCGTGGCATTGCTGGTCCCCGTTCGAGCAATCATGTCGCGATTCTTTGATGACGACCACTTGGCATTCTTGGATGCCGACGAAGACCCCGATTCCGAAGAATTGCACTGGGTGTGA
- the dapF gene encoding diaminopimelate epimerase, which produces MKFIKMHGAGNDYVYVDCFSQPVPENLPELARDISHRHFGVGADGLILVRPSEVADARMQMFNADGSESEMCGNGIRCVAKLVHDHGIAVKDRLKIESGAGVLDLQLSVGQDGKVDRVTVDMGAPILNAPDIPTTLAPSGPVINVPFMVTLPTNHHLGNAKMTVEATCVSMGNPHCVIFVDRATDELVLELGPLIENDARFPRRVNVEFVEIISPTEVRQRTWERGSGETWACGTGASAVCVAGVLTGKTERRILNHLLGGDLILDWDAETEHVMMTGPATEVFQGEWGMS; this is translated from the coding sequence ATGAAATTCATCAAGATGCACGGCGCGGGCAACGACTACGTCTACGTCGATTGTTTCTCCCAGCCCGTTCCGGAGAACCTGCCGGAGCTGGCTCGCGACATCTCGCATCGTCACTTCGGTGTCGGCGCCGACGGGTTGATTTTGGTTCGACCCAGTGAAGTCGCTGATGCTCGAATGCAGATGTTCAACGCCGACGGATCGGAAAGCGAAATGTGTGGCAACGGCATCCGCTGTGTCGCCAAATTGGTCCACGATCACGGCATCGCGGTGAAAGATCGACTCAAGATTGAGTCCGGCGCTGGCGTTTTGGACTTGCAGTTGTCCGTCGGCCAAGATGGCAAAGTCGATCGAGTGACGGTCGACATGGGAGCACCCATCTTGAACGCTCCCGACATCCCCACGACGTTGGCACCATCGGGTCCTGTCATCAACGTTCCATTCATGGTGACCCTGCCGACCAACCACCATTTGGGAAACGCGAAGATGACCGTCGAGGCCACATGCGTTTCGATGGGCAACCCCCACTGTGTCATCTTCGTCGATCGGGCAACCGACGAATTGGTTCTGGAGCTGGGACCATTGATCGAAAACGATGCCAGATTTCCCAGACGGGTCAACGTGGAGTTTGTGGAGATCATCTCGCCAACGGAAGTCCGCCAGCGAACTTGGGAACGAGGCAGCGGTGAAACATGGGCGTGCGGCACGGGCGCCTCGGCCGTTTGCGTTGCAGGCGTTTTGACAGGCAAAACCGAGCGACGCATTCTGAACCACTTGCTCGGCGGCGATCTGATCCTGGACTGGGACGCGGAGACGGAGCACGTGATGATGACGGGCCCTGCCACGGAAGTCTTTCAGGGTGAGTGGGGGATGTCGTGA
- the xseA gene encoding exodeoxyribonuclease VII large subunit: MSDASGRAVSVSELTGHIKAVMEATFPPLWVAGEATDVAKPRSGHIYFTLKDDDAQIRAVIWRGVATRLPFDIENGQAILCYGQLEVYSVRGTYQLVVRKAQPQGIGTLQQAFLKLQNKLNAEGLFDADRKKPLPSHPKRIALVTSPSGAAVHDFLVAAQNRWVDAEILVIPAQVQGNTAAKTIVRAIAAAQRLRPAPDVVVVTRGGGSLEDLWCFNEEPVVRAVAQCTIPTVSAIGHEVDITLCDLAADLRALTPTDAATRVFPDKSSLRRRVDDLGQRLHRSIRQSIAQRQMQLHALSSRPIIRKPLEIIHLRSRHLDELDQRALRAMTSCMQRSEAKLATVAASLSGLSPLDTLSRGYSVTVDEQGRAITDAQVVQSGDVITTRLHQGSVRSRVLD, from the coding sequence GTGAGTGATGCATCGGGGCGCGCCGTCTCCGTCTCCGAGCTGACCGGACACATCAAAGCCGTCATGGAGGCGACGTTTCCTCCGTTGTGGGTGGCGGGGGAAGCGACCGATGTGGCCAAACCTCGTAGCGGCCACATCTACTTCACGCTCAAAGACGACGATGCACAGATCCGCGCCGTGATCTGGCGCGGTGTCGCCACCCGATTGCCGTTCGACATCGAGAACGGTCAAGCCATCCTGTGCTACGGCCAGTTGGAAGTCTATTCCGTACGCGGCACTTACCAGCTGGTCGTTCGCAAAGCGCAGCCTCAAGGCATCGGTACGCTGCAGCAAGCTTTTTTGAAACTGCAGAACAAGCTCAACGCGGAAGGACTGTTCGACGCGGACCGCAAGAAACCATTGCCCTCGCACCCGAAACGCATCGCCCTGGTGACCAGCCCCAGCGGCGCAGCCGTGCATGACTTTTTGGTGGCCGCCCAGAATCGCTGGGTGGACGCCGAGATCCTTGTGATCCCGGCACAAGTCCAAGGCAACACGGCGGCCAAGACGATCGTCCGAGCCATCGCGGCGGCGCAGCGTCTCAGGCCGGCACCGGATGTCGTGGTGGTCACACGCGGCGGCGGAAGTCTGGAGGATCTGTGGTGCTTTAACGAAGAGCCCGTGGTCCGCGCGGTTGCCCAATGTACGATCCCGACGGTCTCCGCGATCGGGCACGAAGTCGACATCACGCTTTGCGACCTCGCTGCCGACCTGCGAGCGTTGACGCCCACCGACGCGGCAACTCGCGTGTTTCCCGACAAATCGTCATTGCGTCGCCGCGTCGACGATCTCGGGCAACGACTGCATCGTTCGATTCGACAGTCGATCGCGCAGCGTCAAATGCAACTGCACGCACTGTCGTCGCGGCCGATCATTCGCAAACCGCTGGAAATCATCCACCTGCGTTCGCGTCACCTCGACGAGTTGGATCAACGAGCCCTGCGAGCCATGACGTCTTGCATGCAACGCAGCGAGGCGAAACTGGCTACCGTCGCGGCCAGCCTCTCTGGACTCTCGCCCCTGGACACGCTCAGTCGTGGCTACAGCGTCACGGTGGACGAGCAAGGACGTGCGATCACCGATGCTCAGGTGGTGCAATCCGGCGACGTCATCACCACACGTTTGCACCAAGGATCCGTCCGTTCTCGCGTGCTGGATTGA
- a CDS encoding sulfatase family protein, which translates to MPPRFTMLLSLFAVISIATKTLADDSPSVGRPNIVFLLSDDQCTYSVGCYGNPDVQTPHMDRLAADGIVFDRHYVTTAICMASRATIMTGKYEYKTGCNFEHGALMQPLWNDSYPMLLRKAGYVTAMAGKIGLEVTQTPGKKGELPEDDFDAWGAGPGQTSYKTAQNKSMQKYAEQYPHSTLSYAAFADDFIASAANGDKPFCLSISFKAPHQPETPDERFDHVYQNKTFTKPANFGREFGQHFSLQSQQGRQFERFHSWHYSDQYDQVMRRYHQQVYAVDVALGKIRQSLVDHGVDKNTIVIFTSDNGFLCGSHGYGSKVLPYEESSRVPLMIYDPRHPNSGKGIRCKELTGNIDFLPTILSLAGVELPKDIDGRSLTMLYDEPETPIHKSLALINVWGPKKVHSLSVVTRDWKYIRWPYAAGEFKATDELYHIAADPMELQNMIDSAASAAQLTHMRAIYDSAVAKWKADAVPFHGYQPFGEIFSR; encoded by the coding sequence ATGCCCCCCCGTTTCACGATGCTGCTGTCACTTTTTGCCGTAATTTCGATCGCGACGAAAACCTTGGCGGACGATTCTCCGTCTGTGGGTCGACCGAACATCGTGTTTCTATTGAGCGATGACCAGTGTACCTACTCGGTCGGATGTTATGGCAATCCCGATGTTCAAACGCCACACATGGACCGCTTGGCTGCCGATGGCATCGTGTTCGATCGACACTACGTCACGACCGCGATCTGCATGGCCAGTCGTGCCACGATCATGACCGGCAAATACGAATACAAAACCGGGTGCAACTTTGAACACGGTGCCTTGATGCAACCATTGTGGAACGACAGCTATCCGATGTTGCTGCGCAAGGCAGGCTATGTGACAGCGATGGCCGGCAAGATCGGTTTGGAGGTGACTCAGACGCCGGGAAAAAAAGGCGAGCTACCCGAAGACGATTTCGATGCGTGGGGCGCCGGTCCGGGACAAACCAGCTACAAAACCGCCCAGAACAAATCGATGCAGAAATACGCCGAGCAATACCCACATAGCACGCTGTCCTACGCCGCGTTCGCGGACGACTTCATCGCGTCTGCCGCAAACGGCGACAAGCCATTCTGTCTCTCGATCAGCTTCAAAGCGCCCCATCAGCCCGAGACGCCTGACGAACGCTTTGATCACGTCTACCAAAACAAGACCTTCACCAAACCAGCAAACTTTGGTCGCGAATTCGGACAACATTTCTCACTGCAAAGCCAGCAAGGGCGTCAGTTCGAGCGTTTTCATTCCTGGCACTACAGCGACCAGTACGATCAAGTCATGCGGAGATACCATCAGCAGGTGTACGCGGTGGACGTCGCCTTGGGAAAGATCCGCCAGTCATTGGTCGATCACGGCGTCGACAAAAACACGATCGTGATCTTCACCTCCGACAACGGTTTCTTGTGTGGCTCGCACGGCTACGGCAGCAAAGTGTTGCCGTACGAAGAAAGCTCCCGCGTGCCGTTGATGATCTACGACCCTCGGCATCCCAACAGTGGCAAGGGAATCCGGTGTAAAGAATTGACCGGCAACATCGATTTCCTGCCGACGATTCTTTCGCTCGCCGGCGTGGAGTTGCCCAAGGACATCGACGGACGTTCGCTGACGATGCTCTACGATGAACCGGAGACGCCGATCCACAAGTCACTGGCGTTGATCAATGTTTGGGGACCGAAGAAAGTGCACAGCCTGTCCGTTGTCACTCGTGACTGGAAGTACATTCGCTGGCCTTACGCGGCTGGCGAATTCAAAGCGACGGACGAACTGTACCACATCGCCGCCGACCCGATGGAGCTACAAAACATGATCGATTCGGCGGCATCCGCCGCGCAGTTGACGCACATGAGGGCGATTTATGATTCCGCCGTCGCCAAGTGGAAAGCCGACGCGGTTCCGTTTCATGGCTACCAACCCTTCGGCGAAATCTTTTCACGCTAG
- a CDS encoding permease encodes MNDSKPLCGSRYDWLRKGDVNAFFGLMLDNLTGLFLLFLLLSLKFGFPGDFIVSAMVPGTALGVLIGDLAFVYFAFRLSRRTGRSDVTAMPLGLDTPSVFGVTLLILGPAYAHGVNVMELDPTAAAYRAWHIGIWCTVLSGCVKLVMAPMTQWVRRVVPRAGLLGSLAAIALVLISYLPLSEIFAHPLPGLLALVIVLTTLIARVPLPGNMPGTLGALLIAGLAYYLMCGAGVPGYHFPEVPTIQWFPTRWLESWNFAWVASLDDALPYFPIALPFAIATVVGGIDCTESAAAAGDDYDTRTVIGVEAVATLIAGLSGGVIQTTPYIGHPAYKAMGGRAGYTLGTALLIGSAGLIGYFAWINALIPKPVVMPILVFVGLEITAQSFFATPRRHYAAVAFACLPALAYLALILTNQVINEDAVRDAGMTVQSFSPVLQDTYHTTTMLSNGFILVSLFWAWALAAAIDRRLGVSAAVLAACAGLTLLGLIHSPLDGNQMFLPFGPQQWEHLVLPIEHRAKVFEFAAAYAVTAVTLLAWGKVAPPLNELVDTEH; translated from the coding sequence TTGAATGATTCAAAACCGCTGTGCGGCTCCCGTTACGACTGGCTGCGGAAGGGCGACGTCAATGCTTTCTTTGGCCTGATGCTGGACAACCTGACGGGTCTGTTTCTGCTGTTCTTGTTGCTCAGCTTGAAATTCGGTTTTCCGGGTGATTTCATCGTTTCTGCGATGGTGCCGGGCACGGCGTTGGGGGTCCTGATCGGCGACTTGGCATTCGTTTACTTTGCCTTTCGGCTCTCGCGGCGTACCGGACGTTCTGACGTCACTGCGATGCCGCTGGGGCTCGATACGCCGTCGGTCTTTGGTGTCACGCTGCTGATTTTGGGGCCGGCCTACGCGCACGGTGTCAATGTGATGGAACTGGATCCGACGGCGGCCGCCTATCGGGCGTGGCACATCGGGATCTGGTGCACGGTGCTCAGCGGCTGCGTCAAGCTCGTCATGGCGCCGATGACGCAATGGGTTCGGCGCGTCGTGCCCCGCGCCGGACTTCTCGGATCACTCGCCGCGATCGCGTTGGTGTTGATCAGCTACTTGCCACTCAGCGAGATCTTTGCCCATCCGTTGCCTGGGTTGCTCGCACTGGTGATCGTCTTGACCACATTGATCGCCCGGGTCCCGTTGCCCGGGAATATGCCCGGCACGCTGGGCGCGTTGCTGATCGCAGGACTGGCGTATTATCTAATGTGTGGTGCGGGAGTGCCCGGGTATCACTTTCCCGAGGTGCCCACCATTCAATGGTTTCCGACGCGATGGTTGGAAAGCTGGAACTTTGCCTGGGTCGCGTCGCTCGATGATGCCCTGCCGTACTTTCCCATCGCCTTGCCCTTTGCCATTGCCACCGTCGTCGGCGGGATCGATTGCACCGAGAGCGCGGCGGCGGCGGGTGACGACTATGACACGCGAACGGTGATCGGTGTGGAAGCCGTTGCGACATTGATCGCGGGGCTATCGGGCGGCGTGATCCAAACGACGCCTTACATCGGTCATCCGGCATACAAGGCGATGGGGGGACGTGCGGGATACACTCTGGGCACCGCGTTGCTAATCGGTTCGGCCGGACTGATCGGCTACTTCGCGTGGATCAACGCGTTGATCCCTAAGCCGGTCGTGATGCCGATTCTTGTCTTCGTCGGTTTGGAGATCACCGCACAAAGTTTCTTTGCGACACCGCGACGACATTACGCGGCGGTCGCCTTTGCTTGTTTGCCCGCGTTGGCCTACCTCGCGTTGATCCTGACCAATCAAGTGATCAATGAGGACGCGGTGCGTGACGCCGGCATGACGGTCCAGTCGTTCTCTCCCGTGCTGCAAGACACTTATCACACGACCACGATGCTCAGCAACGGTTTCATCCTGGTCAGTCTGTTTTGGGCTTGGGCTTTGGCGGCAGCCATCGATCGTCGACTGGGCGTGTCCGCAGCAGTGTTGGCAGCCTGCGCGGGTTTGACGTTGCTGGGGCTGATTCATTCGCCTCTGGACGGCAATCAAATGTTCCTACCATTCGGGCCACAACAATGGGAGCACCTCGTGTTGCCAATTGAACATCGCGCCAAAGTGTTCGAGTTCGCCGCCGCCTACGCGGTGACCGCCGTGACGCTGTTGGCATGGGGAAAAGTCGCCCCACCGTTGAACGAGTTGGTCGATACGGAGCACTAA
- a CDS encoding RNA polymerase sigma factor, whose translation MTHSTALDHSIDDVSSEIGDEELLCQYRETGDRKLFEQLMRRYQREVYSYLRRYIGNTEMAEDAFQGTFLQVHLKCRQFDSSRRFRPWMYAIATNQAIDVQRRNKRHRMVSLDRTPNDAEGRNVSWSEKLVGGTPDPLAVASQQENGRWISEAVETLGESMQQVIHLVYYQGLKYREAAEALGIPVGTVKSRLHAAVQRLGLIWDETHESAAE comes from the coding sequence ATGACCCATTCAACCGCCTTGGATCATTCCATTGATGACGTTTCGTCGGAGATCGGCGACGAAGAGTTGTTGTGCCAGTACCGCGAAACGGGCGATCGCAAGCTGTTTGAGCAGTTGATGCGTCGTTACCAGCGCGAGGTCTACAGCTACTTGCGCCGCTACATCGGCAACACCGAGATGGCGGAAGACGCGTTTCAGGGGACTTTCTTGCAGGTTCACCTGAAATGCCGCCAATTCGATTCGTCACGCCGATTTCGGCCCTGGATGTACGCGATTGCCACCAATCAGGCCATCGACGTTCAACGTCGAAACAAGCGGCACCGTATGGTCAGCTTGGATCGCACGCCCAATGACGCCGAAGGGCGCAATGTGAGTTGGTCGGAAAAACTGGTCGGCGGCACCCCCGATCCATTGGCGGTGGCCTCCCAACAGGAAAACGGCCGCTGGATCAGCGAGGCGGTGGAGACCCTGGGCGAGTCGATGCAGCAGGTCATCCACCTGGTCTATTACCAGGGACTCAAGTATCGCGAAGCCGCCGAAGCGCTCGGCATCCCGGTCGGAACGGTCAAAAGCCGTTTGCACGCGGCGGTCCAACGCTTGGGGCTGATTTGGGACGAAACCCACGAATCCGCCGCCGAGTGA
- a CDS encoding SIR2 family NAD-dependent protein deacylase, translating into MKILVLTGAGISAESGIPTFRGDDGLWEGHAIEEVATPQGFARNPSLVHKFYNARRARLQESDIQPNAAHLALAEFEQQHNDDILLVTQNIDNLHQRAGSRNVLPMHGELLKVRCTKTDEIFPWTDDLSTSTPHPKNPQWLGCLRPHVVWFGEIPIGLEQIADAAAEADLFLAIGTSAVVYPAAGIVTATRADCRRIEINLDDTPQSSIFDQTIRGKASIEVPKLLRSLSH; encoded by the coding sequence ATGAAAATACTCGTGCTGACCGGTGCGGGAATCTCGGCCGAGTCTGGGATCCCGACCTTTCGTGGTGACGATGGATTGTGGGAAGGCCACGCGATCGAAGAAGTGGCCACGCCTCAGGGTTTCGCTCGAAACCCGTCGCTGGTTCACAAGTTCTACAACGCGCGTCGTGCCCGCTTGCAGGAAAGCGACATCCAGCCCAACGCGGCACACCTCGCCTTGGCCGAGTTCGAGCAGCAACACAACGATGACATCTTGTTGGTCACTCAAAACATCGACAACTTGCATCAGCGAGCAGGCAGTAGGAACGTCTTGCCGATGCACGGCGAGCTGCTCAAGGTCCGCTGCACCAAGACGGACGAGATTTTTCCCTGGACGGATGACCTTTCCACGTCCACGCCTCATCCCAAAAACCCTCAATGGCTGGGATGCTTGAGACCACACGTGGTCTGGTTTGGCGAAATCCCGATTGGTTTGGAGCAAATCGCCGACGCGGCAGCCGAAGCCGATTTGTTTCTCGCGATCGGAACCTCCGCCGTCGTTTACCCCGCGGCTGGTATTGTGACGGCTACGCGTGCCGATTGCCGACGCATCGAAATCAATTTGGATGACACGCCTCAAAGCAGTATCTTTGATCAGACGATTCGTGGAAAAGCATCGATCGAAGTACCGAAACTGTTGCGTTCGCTGTCACACTAG
- a CDS encoding BamA/OMP85 family outer membrane protein — protein MNHLSFRTVLLILGHFYRSLFRSLSRATDRMELFTYRRCGYLACVIVMAFTATLTGCAQLNPRFPAVQSGGMSASNAAPGSGAVATVADATTVNPVTQAVQQSGYPMPGGVSHAIHSAPLDGQNAINGLVAQTAAIDEPYVARQYPNQYSGQSVPQPPQPGYTLGTNQPYTQPAPVPLVDSNGYAVQPNAGGNPYSAEQYPSEQYPQGGYLAEPPPPVVNSTTTFPPTQFGPRTVQPQPSTIPGLGPAFPPIGTDPVYSPNVRVADLIVNGFPARTGRIMFGAAVNSDAGVTGQITVDERNFDITRWPRSFRDLLGGTAFRGAGETFRLEMAPGSQFDRYSAQWATPNLLGYLPLSFSVSGFLYDRRFRDWDENRLGMRTSLGYRITPDLSLSVGISGQRVKLDDARATVPDGGGGLTQTPILADAVGRNELYSGLISLTHNTRDSPIQPSSGHYFQLSFEEVFGDFDYSKIEAEYRKYWLLTSRADNSGKQTLSYSTQLGFSGNDTPIFENFFAGGYATIRGFDFRGASPVVDGIEAGGRFQWLNSVEYMFPITADDAFRGVTFVDFGTVEQDIELNSDSFRVAPGAGLRVAIPALGPAPLAFDFAFPVAMADTDDKRIFSFYMSVVR, from the coding sequence ATGAATCACTTGTCGTTCAGAACCGTGTTGCTCATCCTCGGGCACTTTTACCGATCACTCTTTCGCTCCCTTTCACGTGCAACGGACCGAATGGAACTTTTCACATACCGACGCTGCGGATACTTGGCTTGCGTGATCGTCATGGCGTTCACCGCGACGCTGACGGGGTGCGCCCAGTTGAATCCGAGATTCCCCGCAGTCCAATCAGGCGGCATGTCCGCCAGCAATGCCGCTCCAGGTAGCGGGGCGGTGGCGACGGTAGCTGATGCGACCACCGTGAACCCTGTCACCCAAGCAGTGCAGCAGAGTGGATACCCAATGCCCGGAGGCGTTTCTCACGCCATTCACTCGGCACCACTGGACGGACAGAACGCAATCAACGGTTTGGTCGCTCAAACGGCAGCTATTGATGAGCCGTATGTAGCTCGCCAATACCCCAATCAATATTCCGGACAATCCGTCCCGCAGCCACCACAGCCGGGCTACACTTTGGGCACCAACCAACCCTACACTCAGCCGGCCCCCGTTCCATTGGTCGATAGCAATGGATACGCCGTCCAGCCCAACGCGGGAGGGAATCCGTATTCCGCTGAGCAATATCCATCCGAGCAGTACCCGCAGGGTGGATACTTAGCCGAGCCACCGCCGCCGGTGGTCAACAGCACGACGACATTCCCTCCCACTCAATTCGGACCACGAACGGTCCAGCCTCAACCGTCCACCATCCCTGGACTCGGGCCGGCATTCCCGCCGATCGGGACCGACCCTGTGTACTCGCCCAATGTTCGCGTCGCCGATTTGATCGTCAACGGGTTTCCGGCACGTACCGGTCGGATCATGTTTGGTGCAGCGGTCAACAGCGACGCCGGCGTCACCGGCCAAATCACGGTCGATGAGCGGAACTTTGACATCACCCGATGGCCTCGATCTTTCCGAGACCTGCTGGGCGGCACTGCGTTTCGTGGCGCAGGTGAAACATTCCGATTGGAAATGGCGCCCGGTAGTCAGTTCGACCGCTACTCAGCTCAATGGGCGACTCCCAATCTGTTGGGTTACTTGCCACTGAGTTTCTCGGTCAGCGGGTTCTTGTATGATCGACGGTTCCGCGACTGGGACGAAAACCGGTTGGGGATGCGAACGAGCTTGGGCTATCGAATCACACCTGACCTTTCGCTTTCGGTCGGCATCAGTGGACAACGGGTCAAGCTCGACGATGCACGTGCAACCGTTCCCGATGGCGGCGGCGGATTGACTCAAACACCCATTCTGGCTGATGCCGTCGGTCGCAACGAACTCTACAGCGGCCTGATCAGCTTGACGCACAACACGCGTGACAGCCCGATCCAGCCCAGCAGCGGTCACTACTTTCAGCTCAGTTTCGAAGAAGTCTTTGGTGACTTTGACTACTCCAAGATCGAAGCCGAGTATCGCAAGTATTGGTTGCTGACTTCACGAGCCGACAACTCGGGCAAGCAAACCTTGTCGTATTCCACGCAGCTCGGTTTCAGTGGCAACGACACACCCATTTTCGAAAATTTCTTTGCCGGTGGCTACGCGACGATCCGAGGTTTCGATTTTCGGGGTGCCAGCCCGGTGGTCGACGGGATCGAAGCGGGTGGTCGTTTTCAATGGCTCAACTCCGTCGAGTACATGTTCCCGATCACCGCGGACGACGCGTTCCGTGGAGTCACGTTTGTTGACTTTGGAACCGTCGAGCAAGACATCGAGCTGAACAGTGATTCGTTCCGAGTCGCACCCGGTGCCGGTTTGCGGGTCGCCATTCCCGCTCTCGGCCCCGCGCCGCTCGCATTCGACTTTGCATTCCCCGTTGCGATGGCGGACACCGACGACAAGCGAATCTTTAGCTTCTACATGAGCGTCGTTCGCTAA